In one window of Gossypium arboreum isolate Shixiya-1 chromosome 4, ASM2569848v2, whole genome shotgun sequence DNA:
- the LOC108458846 gene encoding uncharacterized protein LOC108458846 — MVILPKARYDWMHLRLQDFKTVSEYNSELFKISSQLKLCGESITDKDLLEKSFSTFHATNVLLQQQYREKGFKKYSELVSCLLVAEQNNELLMKNHGIRPTGTAPLPEVNVAVHSKYGNEKYKGCDRGHDHGRNWGRGRGCTSNHYHGVHNSGISNHQEKNSNEGQERSGQNNPSKVIENLYY; from the coding sequence ATGGTGATCCTCCCTAAAGCTCGTTATGATTGGATGCACTTACGGCTACAAGATTTTAAGACTGTAAGTGAATACAATtcagaacttttcaaaattagttctCAACTGAAATTATGTGGAGAGAGCATAACTGATAAGGATTTGTTAGAGAAATCTTTTTCAACCTTTCATGCTACTAATGTGCTCCTGCAGCAGCAATACCGTGAAAAAGGTTTTAAAAAATATTCTGAATTGGTTTCATGTCTTTTAGTGGCTGAACAAAATAATGAGTTGTTGATGAAAAATCATGGAATTCGTCCCACTGGTACTGCACCACTCCCTGAAGTGAATGTTGCAGTACACAGTAAATATGgaaatgaaaaatataaaggTTGCGATCGTGGTCATGATCATGGACGTAATTGGGGACGTGGTCGAGGATGTACTAGTAACCACTATCATGGTGTTCATAATAGTGGTATTTCTAATCACCAGGAAAAGAATAGCAATGAAGGTCAAGAAAGAAGTGGTCAAAATAATCCTTCAAAGGTTATTGAAAATTTATATTACTGA